From one bacterium Scap17 genomic stretch:
- a CDS encoding methylenetetrahydrofolate reductase: MTSRLTIPDNTQLSPAEGVGNVGRLEQVLRSGQFAVTAELAPPDSADPQEVHARAQLFAGHVDAMNATDGSGANCHMSSVAMCALLAREGHETVMQISCRDRNRIAIQGDVLGAAALGIRNLLCLTGDGVQVGDHPEAKPVFDLDSLSLLEIVAGLRDKHTFASGRTLTSAPQVFLGAAANPFAPPFAFRPHRLAKKIAAGAQFIQTQYCFDLPRFQAFMHRARDLGLLEKCFILPGVGPLASARTAEWMRRHVPGVHIPDDVLKRLKGARDQKAEGRDICIEMIQQLREIEGVSGVHIMAHRQEAFVPEIIQRAGILGSRRPYTPQAPLGATSPIG; encoded by the coding sequence ATGACCTCCAGACTCACTATCCCCGACAACACCCAACTGTCACCTGCCGAAGGCGTTGGCAACGTCGGTCGCCTCGAGCAGGTACTCAGGAGCGGGCAATTCGCCGTCACCGCCGAGCTGGCGCCGCCCGACTCGGCCGACCCGCAGGAGGTGCATGCACGCGCGCAGCTGTTTGCCGGTCATGTGGATGCCATGAACGCCACCGATGGCTCGGGCGCCAACTGCCACATGTCGAGCGTAGCGATGTGCGCCCTGCTGGCCCGCGAAGGCCATGAGACGGTGATGCAGATCTCGTGTCGTGACAGAAATCGCATCGCCATTCAGGGCGATGTGCTAGGAGCCGCGGCGCTGGGCATCCGCAATCTGCTGTGCCTGACCGGAGACGGCGTGCAGGTCGGGGATCACCCCGAGGCCAAGCCGGTGTTCGACCTCGACTCCCTGTCGCTGCTGGAAATTGTCGCCGGACTGCGTGACAAGCACACCTTCGCCAGCGGCCGGACACTGACCTCAGCGCCTCAGGTATTTCTGGGCGCCGCCGCCAACCCCTTCGCCCCGCCCTTCGCGTTTCGCCCTCATCGACTGGCCAAGAAGATTGCCGCCGGCGCCCAGTTCATCCAGACACAATACTGCTTCGACCTGCCACGCTTTCAGGCCTTCATGCATCGTGCCCGTGATCTGGGGCTGCTGGAGAAGTGCTTCATTCTGCCCGGCGTCGGCCCGCTGGCCTCGGCACGCACCGCCGAGTGGATGCGACGCCATGTTCCCGGCGTGCATATCCCGGATGACGTTCTCAAGCGCTTGAAGGGAGCCCGGGATCAGAAGGCGGAGGGCCGGGACATCTGCATCGAGATGATCCAGCAGCTGCGTGAGATCGAGGGCGTCAGCGGCGTGCATATCATGGCGCATCGCCAGGAAGCCTTCGTGCCCGAGATCATCCAGCGCGCGGGCATTCTTGGGTCGCGTAGGCCATACACGCCGCAAGCCCCGCTGGGCGCTACATCGCCCATTGGCTGA
- a CDS encoding DUF2474 domain-containing protein codes for MTCPTRETHSAPLHAPTVRLDDELSETPAHPASWLNKLGWLAMIWGGSVSALGLVSLALRRFMQAAGLAP; via the coding sequence ATGACATGCCCGACACGCGAGACACATTCAGCGCCACTGCATGCCCCCACAGTCAGACTCGACGACGAGCTATCCGAGACGCCCGCGCACCCGGCCAGTTGGCTCAACAAGCTCGGCTGGCTGGCGATGATCTGGGGAGGCAGTGTCAGCGCGCTGGGCCTCGTCTCTCTGGCGCTGCGCCGCTTCATGCAGGCCGCGGGCCTTGCGCCCTGA
- a CDS encoding LysR family transcriptional regulator has protein sequence MAKIGHHVSPNLLRVFEVAARHRAFTHAAQELRSTQSAVSQQIRALEEALGVTLFKRVHRGVRLTEAGERLFSSVQEGFAVIEKSLNDIQQLTPSPTLNILTDFAFASAWLMPNLPEFRRLHPSIDVHCMTNQGVLDHSVQNIDVALLFCGGDDSRPRLLRERVFPVCSPEFLERHGPIENLQRLSHLPLLTLTAEQGQAWMDWPTYLAAQGIHGDGGQRELTLNNYPLLLQAAAAGQGVALGWQGLCEEALALGTLIALEEFGLSTDCGYVLIDVNPDEHSAAKQALMDWIKASFTTPVAEVS, from the coding sequence ATGGCAAAGATTGGTCATCATGTGTCACCCAACCTTTTGCGCGTTTTTGAGGTGGCTGCACGTCATCGTGCCTTCACGCACGCCGCTCAGGAGTTGCGTTCTACCCAGTCTGCTGTCAGTCAGCAGATCCGCGCGCTTGAGGAGGCCCTTGGGGTGACTCTTTTCAAACGAGTGCACCGTGGGGTTCGTCTGACGGAAGCTGGCGAGCGATTATTCAGTAGTGTGCAGGAGGGATTCGCGGTCATTGAAAAGAGCCTCAATGACATTCAACAGCTGACGCCTTCGCCGACACTCAATATCTTGACTGACTTTGCCTTTGCCAGTGCGTGGCTGATGCCTAACCTGCCAGAGTTTCGTCGGCTTCACCCAAGCATTGATGTGCATTGTATGACCAATCAGGGCGTGCTCGATCACTCGGTGCAGAATATCGACGTGGCACTGTTGTTCTGTGGAGGAGATGACTCGCGGCCACGCCTGTTGCGTGAGCGAGTCTTTCCTGTCTGCAGTCCAGAATTTCTGGAGCGGCACGGTCCGATCGAGAACCTTCAGCGGCTCAGCCATTTGCCGCTGCTTACATTGACAGCCGAACAGGGCCAGGCCTGGATGGATTGGCCGACCTATCTCGCTGCGCAGGGCATTCATGGGGATGGTGGACAACGCGAACTGACACTGAACAATTACCCATTGCTCTTGCAGGCCGCTGCCGCAGGCCAGGGGGTCGCACTTGGCTGGCAGGGTCTGTGTGAAGAAGCGCTGGCATTGGGCACCCTGATCGCGCTGGAGGAATTCGGGCTGAGTACTGATTGCGGGTATGTATTGATCGACGTAAATCCCGATGAGCACTCTGCGGCCAAACAGGCACTGATGGACTGGATCAAGGCGAGTTTTACAACGCCGGTAGCAGAGGTCTCATGA
- a CDS encoding DEAD/DEAH box helicase: MESAVVAATGLSNASFALNIALLQHGWRDGFDAGTLERGLRYARQQRVDEQWQVELDEKSGLTLSGDVAGSLGTPYRTMIMLTPAGTRHQMRTACSCPVGSTCKHAVALIDTFLSTGPLGKALEIPDTLEPDEVEQASSFQAAKREWTIWLQHHSQASAVPSATQVGANHRLGLFLDVQSGHRGLPALTVQPVWLRPSKSKTQLDRWVSPVKVEVSHAGELSPVPAMGWQPAQEEAIEQLLHGSKDSQWYFPGQSKGVTLNKAFQAKALWSLLESDASPLLFHQKQTGPQLGIGPTCRIAPTWQMDEQGVQRLQMSTIPEDVLSPAAIVASVGKSLCYLDPQNKQVGPLEGDVELWRQLQHVPALPPEMSEWLTSRLQNVSGLAAQVPSPRTLVETTLEDVKPKLKITMCVAQARLPTRRHVWNETPIRLGAGVVTLSYAGIEIPPEEGEVAQGLRDGQRLTIPRDQQAEIALIRAIPPGMVTLEELAAHHDVPDGLELPSWSLLLPIDRQVPENAAQWRTCLSAPEEWWDMILQLRQAGCAVEFSDDFPQEPEYLSPDNWYGALEPAENGWFDLALGVEVENESFNLLPILRQLIQREDFPLTPQEDEEAGANWVVHLPDNRRLVLPLARLRAWLAPLMDWLHDSEAPTNALRVPLTSIDQLAPLADHERWVGREDAVALAQRLRELPDKLPAPDGFQGELRDYQARGLAWLRFLSELNTGGILADDMGLGKTIQILAHVLDERSRGELRGPVMVVAPTSLVGNWCAEAARFAPTLSVLALQGAKASRREQIDTVVANVDLVITTYPLLVRDIEHLCEQHFGIVVLDEAQAIKNAASQTARTVRRLNADRMIAMTGTPLENHLGELWAQLDVAAPGALGSQQWFGRHFRTPIEKHADDAVSQRLSRRISPLILRRTKQQVLNELPDKTESQRDVTLTGAQRELYESLRLTQHQRVKEAIETRGLAASGIVMLDALLKLRQVCCDPRLVKHQSAATVQRSAKLEALRELLPSLVEDGRRILIFSQFTEMLELIGGALERERISHLTLTGQTPGAVRTERVAQFQRGEVPVFLISLKAGGTGLNLTTADTVIHYDPWWNPAVEAQATGRAHRMGQKNPVFVYKLVCAGTVEERILELQSRKADLAASVLEGGSGRQEEGPLFDEEDLALLFAPV, translated from the coding sequence ATGGAGAGTGCCGTTGTGGCAGCCACTGGTTTGAGTAATGCATCGTTCGCCTTGAATATCGCACTCCTTCAGCATGGATGGCGTGATGGGTTTGATGCAGGCACCTTGGAGCGTGGTCTGCGTTACGCGCGCCAGCAGCGAGTGGATGAGCAGTGGCAGGTAGAGTTGGATGAGAAGAGTGGTTTGACGCTTTCTGGCGATGTCGCGGGCAGTCTGGGCACCCCTTATCGCACGATGATCATGTTGACTCCTGCGGGCACTCGGCACCAGATGCGAACAGCTTGCAGTTGTCCGGTGGGCAGTACCTGCAAGCACGCAGTCGCATTGATCGATACCTTTCTGAGTACCGGTCCTCTGGGTAAAGCTCTGGAGATTCCCGACACGCTTGAGCCTGATGAAGTGGAGCAGGCGTCATCGTTTCAGGCGGCGAAACGCGAGTGGACGATCTGGCTGCAACACCATAGTCAAGCTTCAGCGGTGCCGTCAGCCACACAGGTAGGTGCCAACCACCGTCTCGGTTTGTTCCTTGATGTGCAGTCTGGCCACAGGGGGCTTCCCGCGCTGACGGTGCAGCCGGTGTGGTTGAGGCCCTCCAAGAGCAAGACGCAGCTTGATCGTTGGGTCTCGCCAGTAAAAGTTGAAGTCTCTCACGCGGGGGAGTTGTCACCTGTCCCTGCAATGGGATGGCAGCCGGCGCAGGAGGAGGCCATCGAGCAGTTACTGCATGGCAGCAAAGATTCGCAATGGTACTTTCCCGGGCAATCCAAAGGGGTGACGTTGAACAAGGCATTCCAGGCGAAGGCACTCTGGTCCCTGCTGGAAAGCGATGCCTCCCCCTTGCTTTTCCATCAGAAGCAGACGGGTCCACAGCTTGGTATTGGGCCGACCTGCCGTATCGCCCCGACCTGGCAGATGGATGAGCAGGGTGTGCAGCGGCTGCAGATGTCCACGATACCTGAAGATGTCTTGTCTCCCGCGGCTATCGTGGCCAGTGTCGGCAAGTCGCTTTGTTATCTTGACCCTCAGAATAAGCAGGTTGGCCCGCTGGAGGGGGATGTTGAGCTTTGGCGCCAACTCCAGCATGTTCCCGCGTTACCGCCGGAAATGAGCGAGTGGTTGACCTCTCGTCTCCAGAATGTCTCGGGGCTGGCAGCCCAGGTCCCCTCTCCGAGAACCCTCGTGGAAACAACGCTCGAGGATGTGAAACCCAAGCTGAAGATCACCATGTGTGTCGCACAGGCACGTCTGCCAACGCGCCGCCATGTCTGGAACGAAACTCCTATTCGGTTGGGCGCTGGTGTCGTGACCCTGAGCTATGCCGGTATCGAGATACCCCCAGAGGAGGGAGAGGTAGCCCAGGGGCTGCGCGATGGACAGCGTTTGACGATACCACGTGATCAACAGGCGGAAATCGCGCTGATTCGCGCCATTCCGCCAGGCATGGTCACGTTGGAAGAACTCGCCGCGCACCACGATGTACCAGATGGGTTGGAGTTGCCCTCGTGGAGCTTGCTGCTGCCGATAGATAGGCAGGTGCCAGAAAATGCGGCGCAATGGAGGACCTGTCTTTCTGCTCCTGAGGAATGGTGGGACATGATCCTGCAATTACGTCAGGCGGGATGTGCGGTTGAGTTCAGTGATGACTTCCCTCAAGAGCCTGAATATCTATCGCCAGACAACTGGTATGGCGCGCTCGAGCCTGCCGAGAATGGTTGGTTCGATCTTGCGTTGGGCGTTGAGGTGGAGAATGAATCCTTCAATCTGCTCCCCATTCTGCGTCAACTCATTCAGCGCGAAGACTTCCCGTTGACGCCCCAGGAGGATGAGGAAGCGGGAGCAAACTGGGTCGTACACCTGCCGGATAATCGTCGGCTGGTGCTTCCACTTGCCAGGCTACGTGCCTGGTTGGCTCCCTTGATGGACTGGCTTCACGATAGCGAGGCACCCACAAACGCCCTGCGTGTGCCCTTGACCTCCATCGATCAGCTGGCCCCCTTGGCAGATCATGAGCGCTGGGTGGGGCGAGAGGATGCCGTTGCCCTTGCCCAACGATTGCGTGAGCTTCCTGATAAATTGCCAGCCCCTGACGGTTTCCAGGGGGAGTTGCGCGATTATCAGGCGCGAGGACTGGCCTGGTTACGATTTCTCTCGGAGTTGAATACGGGGGGTATTCTGGCCGATGACATGGGGCTTGGAAAAACCATTCAGATCCTTGCACACGTGCTCGATGAGCGTTCGCGAGGGGAGCTGCGCGGGCCTGTCATGGTGGTGGCCCCGACAAGTCTCGTCGGTAACTGGTGCGCCGAAGCGGCTCGATTTGCACCGACACTGAGCGTGCTGGCGCTTCAGGGAGCCAAGGCCAGCCGTCGTGAGCAGATCGATACTGTTGTCGCCAATGTGGATCTCGTCATCACGACATACCCCCTCCTGGTGCGAGATATCGAGCATCTGTGCGAGCAGCACTTCGGTATCGTGGTACTGGATGAGGCCCAAGCCATCAAGAATGCTGCCAGTCAGACGGCGCGTACCGTACGCAGGCTCAATGCAGATCGCATGATCGCGATGACCGGAACGCCATTGGAAAACCACCTGGGTGAGTTATGGGCGCAATTGGATGTTGCTGCGCCAGGCGCCCTGGGAAGCCAGCAGTGGTTTGGTCGGCATTTTCGTACCCCTATCGAGAAACATGCTGACGACGCTGTGAGTCAGCGACTCTCTCGGCGTATCTCGCCACTCATCCTCCGGCGTACCAAACAGCAAGTGCTCAATGAATTGCCGGACAAGACGGAGTCTCAGCGAGACGTCACGCTGACCGGTGCACAGCGAGAGCTTTATGAGAGTCTTCGACTGACACAGCATCAACGGGTCAAGGAGGCGATCGAGACACGTGGGCTGGCGGCCTCCGGCATCGTGATGCTGGATGCCCTGTTGAAATTACGCCAGGTGTGTTGTGACCCACGGCTTGTCAAACATCAAAGTGCGGCGACGGTGCAGCGCTCAGCCAAACTGGAGGCGTTACGTGAACTGTTGCCATCGTTGGTCGAGGACGGTCGGCGTATCCTCATCTTCTCACAATTTACGGAAATGCTTGAATTGATCGGGGGAGCACTGGAGCGGGAGAGGATTTCTCACTTGACTCTCACAGGGCAGACGCCCGGGGCAGTGCGAACCGAGCGTGTGGCGCAATTTCAGCGTGGCGAGGTACCCGTATTCCTGATCAGCCTAAAGGCAGGGGGGACTGGGCTCAATCTCACGACGGCAGATACGGTCATCCACTACGATCCCTGGTGGAATCCTGCCGTAGAGGCCCAAGCCACCGGGCGTGCTCATCGGATGGGCCAGAAGAATCCGGTGTTTGTCTACAAGCTGGTTTGTGCAGGAACTGTTGAGGAGCGCATCCTGGAGCTGCAGTCTCGCAAGGCGGATCTTGCCGCATCAGTACTGGAAGGGGGGAGTGGGCGTCAGGAGGAGGGCCCCCTGTTTGATGAGGAGGATCTGGCCTTGTTGTTTGCTCCGGTGTGA